The DNA window GACGCCGGTTCGCGTGCGCAAGGACAGCCCCGGATTCATCGTCAACCGCGTGCTCGTCCCCCTGATGAACGAGGCGGCGTGGATCGTCGAGTCCGGCGACGCCACCGTCGAGGAAGTCGACAGCGCGACGAAGTTCGACATAGGCCTGCCGATGGGTAGTTTCGAACTCGCGGATCAGGTCGGCATCGACGTCGGCTACCACGTCCTCGAATACATGCACGAGGTGCTCGGCGACGCCTACGAGCCGTGTCCGCTCCTCGCCGAGAAGGTCGAGGAAGGCGACCTCGGCAAGAAGACCGGCGAGGGGTTTTACGACTACGAGAACGGCGGCGTCGATATCCCGACCGACGCCGGAAGCGAGGACATCGTACTCCGTCTGCAGGCCGTGATGGCGAACGAGGTGGCGAACCTCGTCGGCAACGACGTCGCGCCCGCGAGCGAGATAGACGAAGCGGTCATGCTCGGCGCTGGCTTCCCCGAAGGCCCGGCCCGGATGGCCGACGACGCCGGACTGGACACCCTGCTCGAAACGCTCGAATCCCTCCACGAGGAAACCGGTGCGGCGCGGTACGAGCCCGCGGACTACCTCGAAGAGCGCGCCGACATCGGCGGTTTCGCCGACCAGACCGAGGACGAGGGCATCGAGTTCGAGGCCATCCGCATCGAGAAGCCGGGCGAGATGGTCGGGCAAATCGTCCTCGACCGACCGCACCGCATGAACACCATCAGCGGGCAACTACTCGACGAACTGTCCGAAGCCATCGACCAGTTGGAGGCGGACGACGAGGTTCGCGCCGTCCTCATCACGGGCGAGGGTGACAAGGCGTTCTCCGCCGGTGCGGACGTCCAGAGCATGGCCGCGGGCGGTGCCGACCCGATTGGAGCCATCGAACTCTCGCGCAAGGGTCAGGAGACGTTCGGCAAACTCGAATCCTGTTCGATGCCGGTGGTCGCCGGAATCGACGGCTACTGTCTCGGCGGCGGGATGGAGCTGTCCATGTGCGCCGACCTCCGAATCGCCAGCGAGCGCTCCGAACTCGGACAGCCGGAACACGACCTCGGCCTCCTGCCGGGCTGGGGCGGCACCCAGCGCCTCCAGCACATCGTTGGCGAAGGTCGAGCCAAAGAGATCATCTTCACGGCCGACCGCTTCGAGCCCGAGACGATGGCCGACTACGGCTTCGTGAACGAGGTCGTTCCGACTGACGAGTTCGAGGACCGCGCGTTCGAGCTCGCCGCGAACCTCGCGGGCGGCCCGCCCATCGCCCAGAAGTTCACGAAGCGCGCGATGCTCAAGGGCTGGGAGAGCACGGAAGCCGGACTCGAAATCGAAGCCCAAGCGTTCGGCCACCTGATGGCCACCGACGACCTGATGGAAGGCATCACCGCCTTCATGGGGAAGCAGGAACCCGAGTTCGAAGGGAAGTAAACTGCTATCCCTTCCCACAAGGGATGGCACCGATTGACGCGGAATCCGCCCGCTGTCGGTCGATAACGGAAGGTTTAAACTAGTCCACCAGAAAGCAATGAGTGCGAAGAAGCGTAGGACGCTCGGTTGGTGTAGTCCGGCCAATCATCTTGGCCTTTCGAGCCGAGGACCAGGGTTCAAATCCCTGACCGAGCATATTTCTGAACGAACGAAGTGAGTGAAGAAGACGCGGAGCGTCGGGGATTTGAAGTACGGAAGAAGCAGTCTCGCCGAAGGCGAGGAAGCGTCTTCAGGTGGTTCAAATCCCTGACCGAGCACTTTTCGAGGAACAAAGTTCTCGTAAGCCGGGCGGGACCGAAGGTCCCGTTGGAAGCCGGCGCGAAGCGCCGGCGACGAAGCGAACGGGAGCAGGGAAGACGCGGTTTGTCTTCCCGTGTGATAAGAAGCGATGCGTAGGGAAGGATTTGAGCAGACGAGACGCATGCCCGGACCGTCTCGGCAAGTTCAAATCCCTGACCGAGCATTTTCCCGATTTCAGTTCCGCAAGCGACCGCTGTGTGGTCGCTCCTCCCCACGTCGAGGCTCTGCTTTGAAGTGACATCTCACTCACCAACACTAAAATATCAGAGATAAAAACAGACAGCAAACAACAAAATGCGGAGAAAACGGCCGATAAACCGTGAAAACATATGACGTGTACTCGGCCGTTCAAATAGTCTAGCGGATATCTTTATTATTCCCGGATTCCTTTCTATGACACGTCAGACGATGCGTTCGCCACCCGTGAGAAGGAAATAAGTCGCAGATACATACGATATGACCACAGCAGGCGATTCATCATTCGGCGTCGGAAGCGGTCTTCTCTTTACCGCCGCGATGGGGAGAGGGGACGATAGCGACTGCGTACGCCAACTCTCCGTCGGCGACGGGAGCGACCGAAACGTCCTCATCGTGACGTACAACCGAGCGCCGGAAGTCGTGTACAAACACTGGGAGTCGCGCATCGGCGACGAACCGACGGAGTTCGGCGTCGTCGCCGTCGGTGGCGGTGGTGCACGGACCGGAACGCACCGGTTGCAACCCGGCGACGACAACGACGTCTCGCTTGCGAACCCCGCCAGTCTCGGCCGACTCGAAACCACGATTCACCTATATCTGGACGAGTGGGCCGCGAACGACTATCCGACGATACTCTGTTTCGACTCGATTTCGGCGGTGCTTCGTCACGTGGACCGGACGACCGCGTTTCGATTCCTGCACTCGCTGACGGAGTTTCTCCGCCAACGCGATATCGTCGCGCACTTCCATCTCGACCCGGACCAGCACGACGAGACGACGGTAGCCATGCTACGCTCGCTGTTCGATGTCGCTGGCGAATGTCACGAAAGCGGGTTCGAGAAACCCGTCCCCGCCGAAATTCTCTCGTCGCTTCTCGGCGCGCCGCGCCGCCGACTGGTCTGTCGTTACCTTTCCGAAGTCGTGGATTCCGCGCCCATCTCGGCTATCGCGGAGCAGGTCGCCGCGTGGGAGCGGTCGGGAACGCCGAGCGAAAACGAGATAGAACGTGTTCACATCACTCTTCATCACGTCCATCTCCCGGCGTTGGCCGCGGTCGGCGTTCTCGAACGCGACGAAGAGACCGTCTCCGCAAGGACCGAGGCGGAGACGTTGAAACAATACGTCCGGTTGACGGCGGACGACGCCGCGACGGGGACGACACCCGTCTTTCCGGGCCAAGAGCCGGTTCGAATCGACGACCGGGCGATGGACGAGTCGAGCGAAGCGTACTGGACGGTGTACGGGACGGCGCCCGATTCGGTCGTCGTGACGCTCGCACGGGCGCTCGGCGACGTTTCGGACAGCCACGCGACGGAACTACGGCCCGTCCTCGCCGAGGTCATCGACATCGACGCGTTGCAGCGACTCGCCGAACACACCGATATCTCGGTCTACGCGACGTTCGAGTACGAAGGATACGAAGTGGTGGTCGATAGCGGTGAGATCAAACTCTACGACTCACGCTAGCCACTCGTCCGGTTTCGTGTTGTAATCCACGTCCGTCGCCGCGATGTCCTCGACTTCGCTCCACGGCAAGTCGCGCATCTCGAACTCGTTGCCGTCGTAGCGGATGAGTTTTCCTTGCTCCTCGGGTTCCGGTTCGCGGTCGCGCCGCCGGGCGATTTCGGCGTCGCGTTCGTCGATTTCCTTCACGATGGTCTTCAGGTTCACCGGGTGGCCCCAGAGGTCGTAGATGCGCTCCAGCGTACGCGTCGCTTGGTCGAGGTCGAGCATGACGCCGTTGTAGTGGTGGCCGAGCAGGAGTTCGCTCTTGTTGTCGTAGTTGCCGTCGTAGACGGCCATCGTCGGCTTCCCGAAGTTGGTGAACTGGAGCATCAACTTCTTCTTTACGTCCTCGTACTCCGTGCTCGTCACCCGGTAGTCGCCGGTCGTCCGACTGAACTCGTAGGTGAAGTAGTCGTTATCGACCACGAACTCCTTCGTCAGGAAGCCGTCGAGGAACGTCACGTCGTTGTGACTGGACCGGACTTCGTACATCCGGTCCCACCCGGCGGTGTACGCCACGTCCGCCATCGCTTCCTCGACGCTTTCGTACCGCTCGTCGTCCATCATGTAGCGGGCGTACTGCTCCAAATCCGCTTGCGGGATGGCTTCGAGGAAGCCCTGATTCTGGAGTTTGCAGAGCGAGAAGTGTCGCTCGGCGAGCCCCTCGTAGGTGAGCACTTTCCACGGATGGGAATCGACGTCGATTTCGCCCTCCTCGGCGCGCTCCAGCGCCTCCGCGTCGACCGTCTCGGACGGGAGCGATTCGAGGTCGGAAAGCGTCTCCGACGATATCGTTTCGAGCGCCGGGTCGGGTTCGATGAGGTCCGCAACGCGGTCGAAATCCACCACGTCGTGGAAGTTACGCCACGTGATTCCCTTCACGCGGAGGAGCTTCCGAACGACCTCGCGCCGGTTTTCGGTGTTCTCGATGTACTCCCACAGCTGTTTGCCGAGTTTGTAGGGATTCAGCCCCGGCGACCCGAGGACGCGCGCTTGGTGGTCGGCGTACTCGATGAACTCGTCCGCGCCCGCGAAGCACTCCTCGCCCATCATCATCGACTCCCAATAGGCGGCCCACCCTTCGTTCATCACCTTCGTCGTCTTCTGGGCCGCGAAGTAGTAGGACTCCGTGCGGAGCATCTCCAGAATCTCCGTCTGCCACTCCTCCATCTCGACCGCCTTGCCCTCCTCGGGGTCGTAGGCGTGCCCGTGGTCGCGGAGGTACGCGAGGATGTCCTTTTCCGGTTCTTCGAGCGTTCCGGCCTGTTTTTCCTGTTGAGCTTCCAGCCACTCGTCGTCGAACACCTCGTCACGAACCTCGTCGCTGAGGTTCATGTCTTCCAGTTGGTCCGCGAGTTCGTCGGTCTCGTGCTCCTCGTCTTCGACCCGGTGCTGGTTTTTGAACGCCTGATGCTGGTCGATGTTGTCCTGCAGACAGAGCACGTTGTCGATCCACTTCTCGACCTCCTCGCGGTCGATTTCGGGGTCGGCCATGATACGACGCACGCGGTCGGCGTGGCGCGAGAGGAGCGCCGCCGCGTCGAGGTCGTCCGCGAACATCCGATACCAGCGGTTGTTGGCGAAGAAGTCCGAGTGGGCTTCGACGTGGGTGATGACCGCCTTCTGGTCCGCGAGGCTGTTGGACTGCTGGAGGAAGGCGTGAGCCGGGTCGTCGTTGATGACGATTTCGAACGCCTTGCCCCCGCCGAACTGCCCCTGCTTTTGCTGGCGGTCGTACTTCATCCCCCAGCGCCAGTGCGGGTATCGCTCCTGAAACCCGTCGTAGGCGATGAGTTCGTTCATCTCGTCGTAATCGACGATCCAGTACTTCACGGGGTAGGGGTCGAGCCCGAGTTTCCGCGCGAGTTTTCGCGCTTCCACGACCGGTTCGCGCACCTGTTCCGCCTCGCGCTGCGTTTCGATTCGCTCGTTCATGATGCCTCCGTGCTCAGGATTTCGTAAATCGCACTCGTCACGTCCTCCGGGCCGTTGACGTAGCTGACGGCGACGTTATCCGTCTCGGCGAAGTGCCGTTCGACCTCCTCCGCGTGGGTCGCGTTGATGGCCTTGCCCTCCGGTTGCGTTTCGACGTAGGCGTGCAGGTTCGCCGGAATCTCCTCCATCCGGGGGATGACGTTCTCCTCCGTGTCGTTCCGGCTGTTCTCGCTGTCGCCCGCCGCGAACACGTAGCGGTTCCAGTCGGCCCACGGGTACTCCTCTTCGAGGATTTGGCCCGCGAGTTCGTAGGCCGACGATATTTTCGTCCCCCCGCCCGACCGGATACCGAAGAAATCGTCGCGTTCGACCCGCCACGCCTCCGCGTCGTGGGCGATGTAGACGAACTCCGCCGTGTCGTACTTTCCGGTGAGGTACCAGTCCAGCGGGGTGAACGTCCGCTCGACCAGTTCTCGTTTCTTCTCGCGCATCGACCCGGACACGTCGCGGATGTTGACGACGACGACGTTCTTCTCGCGCTCCTCGATGATTTCGGGGTAGCGGTAGCGTTCGTCCTCCCGCCGGAACGGGATGTTCTTGACGCCGTGTTCCCGAATCTTCTGCGCGGTGCTCGTCGGCTGGACGTTCGACTCCATCTCCTCGATGCTCTCCCACTTCGAGCGCTCGTCTTCGGGCAGGTCGTCGTAGTTCTCCTCGACCCACCGCTTCGAGACGGTGAGGTTGTTTTCCCGCGCCCAGCGGAACACCTCGTCCGGTCCCCAGCCCTCGACGCCCATCGCTTCGCGGATGTAGTCGGGGTCGAAGTCCATCGCGAGCTTGCGTTTCAGCCCCTCCTTGAACATGCGCTCGAAGTCGAGCGTGCTGTCGGGGCCGGTCTTCGTCATATCGGTGAAGTCGCCCTCTATCTCCTCGATGACTTCCTTGCCCTTCGGTTGGAGGTTCAACCCGAGTTCGTCGTCGAGTTCCTCGGCGAACTCCTCCGGGTCCATCTCGTAGTAGCCGTGTTCGTCCGACTCGTCGCCAGGGTCGCCCTCGTCCCCGTCGTCGCCGGGTTGTGGCTGTGGCTGGCCGACCGGGTCGCCCACGTCGGGTTCCCCTTGGCCGACGCCGCCCTTGTCGCGGCGGTCGTACTGGAACTCCGGGAGGTCCACGATTTTGATGGGGATGTGAATCTCGTCCGGGAGACTCTGACCGAGGTCACCGTACTGGATGAACTCGGCGAGGTCCTCGCGGCGGTCCTCGCCGACTTCGCTGTACCGTTCGAGGTCGTCTCTCAGTCCCATTTGTAGCTCACCTGATTCATGACGTGCTGACTCGTCAGTTCCGCCGAGGCGGGCGAGTAGCCGAACAGGTCCTGTAGGTTCTGGATGGTCTGTTCTTTCACCTCGGCCGTCTCGGTGTTCTTCGGCGGATTCTCCCACTGGCTCGGGTTGAAATCCTCGTAGACACGGTGCACGTCGTCCCAGTCGTTGTTTGCAAGCACTGTTTTGATGATCGGAACCTCCTTCGGGTCGATGTTGCCGACTTCGAACTCCTCGTTCCGGTTCTCCCACGCGTGGCGGTTCAGGGCGGTGATGACCTTGTTCCGGCGGAACTCGGCCACCGCGGGGCTCGCCTCGTGGTTCGCCTCGTAGGCGTCGGGGGTGAACCGGCCGAGGTGCTCCGTCTCGAACACCTTCATCTTCAGCGCGTCCGGTTCGATACGCTCGCCGCGTTCGTTTTCGACCTCCTCGCCGGTCGCCCACGCGTAGACGTGTTCGATGTACTCGGCGACGGTCTCCTCGTCCACGCGCCGGTCGCGCATGATGGCGTCCAGCACGTCGCCCTCCTGCTGTTGGAAGATGTAGTTTTTCACGGGGACGAGGCGGTTTTCGTACTCGGTGCGCTCCGCCGCGGAGAAGACGGGGGCGTCACCGATGCTCTCGGCCATCACGTTGAGAACGTCGCGGGGCATGATGACCTGCTCGACGTCGTAGTCGGAGTGGTGGCGGTCACGGATTTCGTTGAGCAGTCCGGCAATGATATCACGGGTGTACGTGACCGGGATGCCGCCCGACCCGTCCGTCGCGTCGTCGTCGAAGTCGAAGTCGTCCTTCTCGATGCGCTCGTCGCCGTCCAGCAGGTAGCCGCGGTCGAAGAGGACGGCCTTGTCCACGAGGTCGAGTCCGGCGGGCACGTCGCTCGCGTCGAGTCGGGACACCACGCTGTACAGCGCGGCGGCTTCGATGGCGTGGGGAGCGAGTTCGCGCTCGTTGATGGCGTCGCCGTCCCGAACCCGCACGCCGACCGGTTCCCGAATCCGGGCGTCGAGTTCGTCGTACACGTCCGCCTGCCACACCGCCGTCTCGTTCGTGAGTTCGCGCCTGATGAGTTCGGCCTCCAAACTGAGATTCGTGAGGTAGCGGAACTCCCGACGGTCGAGGCGGCGCTTCAGCGCGCGGAGGGGGTCCGCTCCCCCGGCGTCCGCGTGTTGGTTCAACTGCGCTTCGAGGTCGGGGTTCGAGATGATGACGAGTTGCGTGTCGATGTCCATCTGGATGCCCTTGTCCAGTTTCACCGCCTTCTCGTCCGGCACGTTGAGCAGTTTCTGGAGCAAGTCGGCGTGTTGGGCAGCGTCCTCCACGATGGTCAGCAGGCCGTTGCCCTGCGAGAGCACGCCGTCGTAGCTGAACGCCTGCGGGTTCTTGCGCCCCCGCGAGTCGAGTTCCTGCAACATCCCCTGCATCCAACTGCCGACCAGTCGCTGTTTCGGGCGGCCGCTGTCCTCCGAGTGGAGGACGCCGATGCCGTCGCCGACGTCAACGACGTAGTTCTTCACCCGGAGGTGCGCCGGGTCGGTGATGGCTGAGAACAGTTCTTCCTCACCGTCGCGTCGGTACTGCTCTTCCAGATAGTCGTAAGCCTCCCGGCTGAACGGGTCGAGTTTCCCCTCGACGAGGATGTCGAGGTGGTCGTCGATGGTGTCGTTCAGCCTGTCGAGCAGTCGCTCGCGCACCCGCGGCGGGAAGACGAGCAGCGGATGCGACTGAACGGGACTGGCGAACCAGTTCTCCTCGCTCGTCGCAACCGCGTCGTCGCCGTAGGTGAGTCCCGGCGCGTCCGTCGCGGTGGCGATGTTCCACTCGACGGTGTAGCGCCGTCCCTCGGGCGTCTTCGAGTACTCGCGGAGTCCGTTGACGAGACAGCGTTTCAGCTCGGACTTCCCGGTCGCCGTCGGCCCGGCGAACCAGATTATCTTCTCCTCCTTGCCGCGCCGCGCCGCGATGGACCGCAGGTCGTCCACGAACGCGTTGAGCACCTCGGTGTTGCCGAGGATGGCGTGTTCCCCGTCGTTGTGGGGGTCGTCGAAGAAGCGGTAGCGCTCCTTCTCCTCGCCCTCTTCGACCACCGTTCGAGTCCCCATGGACTCGATGGCTTCGAGGAGGTACTTGCTCGCGTGCGAGGCGATGGTCGGGTTTTCGAACGCCGCGTCTACGTACTCCGCGAGGCTCATCGGCTCCTCGTACGTCTCGCGGAGTTCACGGTTCGCGTCGTCGATGTAGTCGCTCCCTTCGGTCACTGGTCACTCCTCCATTTCGGCGCGGGCGACTTCCGCCCCGGCGAATTCGAGCACCTCCTTCGCGCCCTCGCGTGAGTAGCCCTGCTCCATGAGCGCGTCCACCCACGCGTTCTGTTCGTCGTTGTCCATTTCATTCGCCGACACCAACGCCGAGAAGTTGATGTTGTGTTTCTTGTCCTCCCAGAGTTTGCGCTCCAAGGCGCGGCGCAGGCGGTCGTTGTCCTGCGGGTCGAACGCCTGCCCCTCGCGGGCGCGCCGCGACACCCAGTTCGACACTTCCTGCCGGAAGTCGTCCTTGCGGTCGCGGGGAACCTCCAACTTCTCCTCAACGGCGCGCAGGAAGCTCTCGTCGGGTTCCTGCTCGCGCCCCGTGAGTTCGTCCTCGACGGTGGCGTTGTCGATGTAGGCCATCACGTGGTCCATGTACTTCTCACCCTGCCGCTGGATTTCGTCGATGTCGTAGGCGAGCGCGTGGCGCACGTCCTCGATGGCGCGTTCGCGGTACTCTCCGCGGACCGTTTCGAGGTAGCGGTAGTAGGTCTCGAAGTTCTCCTCGGGGATGGACCCGTGGTTCTCCAAGTTCTCCTCGAAGTGGTTGAACACCGACAGCGGACTCAGGAAGCCGCGGCTCCGGTGCGTGGAGTTCATGATGGCCTCCGCGATTTCGTCGCCGATGAACCGCGCGGAGACGCCTTCCATCCCTTCGCCGATGTCGGCTTTCTCCTCGGCTTCCTCGCGGAGTTTCTTCACGTCGATGTCGTCGGTGTCCTCGATTTCGCCGTTGTAGGATTTGGCCTTCTGGAGGAGGTCCACCATCTCGGTGTCCGGCTCCTCGATGCGGGTCAACACGCCGAACAGCCCCGCCATCTCCAGGGTGTGCGGTTCGATGTGCACGTCGGGCACGTCCGCGTTGCGGAGCATCTTCCGGTAGATGTCGGCCTCGGACTCGTATTCGAGGACGTACGGGAAGTCGATGCGCTTCGTCCGGTCGTTGAACGCCTCCATCTTCTCGTCGCCCTTCTTGTCCCGGTACTCGGGCATGTTCGTCCGGCCGACGATGACCTGGTCGATGTCGATGCGGGGGTTGTTCTTCGGCTTGATGGTCTGTTCCTGGGTGGCGTGCAGGAAGTCGTAGAGGAACTCCCGCTGGAGTTTGAGCAGTTCCTCACCGCTGAAGATACCC is part of the Haladaptatus paucihalophilus DX253 genome and encodes:
- a CDS encoding PrkA family serine protein kinase, with translation MTEGSDYIDDANRELRETYEEPMSLAEYVDAAFENPTIASHASKYLLEAIESMGTRTVVEEGEEKERYRFFDDPHNDGEHAILGNTEVLNAFVDDLRSIAARRGKEEKIIWFAGPTATGKSELKRCLVNGLREYSKTPEGRRYTVEWNIATATDAPGLTYGDDAVATSEENWFASPVQSHPLLVFPPRVRERLLDRLNDTIDDHLDILVEGKLDPFSREAYDYLEEQYRRDGEEELFSAITDPAHLRVKNYVVDVGDGIGVLHSEDSGRPKQRLVGSWMQGMLQELDSRGRKNPQAFSYDGVLSQGNGLLTIVEDAAQHADLLQKLLNVPDEKAVKLDKGIQMDIDTQLVIISNPDLEAQLNQHADAGGADPLRALKRRLDRREFRYLTNLSLEAELIRRELTNETAVWQADVYDELDARIREPVGVRVRDGDAINERELAPHAIEAAALYSVVSRLDASDVPAGLDLVDKAVLFDRGYLLDGDERIEKDDFDFDDDATDGSGGIPVTYTRDIIAGLLNEIRDRHHSDYDVEQVIMPRDVLNVMAESIGDAPVFSAAERTEYENRLVPVKNYIFQQQEGDVLDAIMRDRRVDEETVAEYIEHVYAWATGEEVENERGERIEPDALKMKVFETEHLGRFTPDAYEANHEASPAVAEFRRNKVITALNRHAWENRNEEFEVGNIDPKEVPIIKTVLANNDWDDVHRVYEDFNPSQWENPPKNTETAEVKEQTIQNLQDLFGYSPASAELTSQHVMNQVSYKWD
- a CDS encoding PrkA family serine protein kinase, giving the protein MKGDIETLDDLSRSYQESMPEDLRETKSFDWYLREVYEDPKVARNAHQRVADMFDYYGTEYDEDSGVVEYRLASEDPIFDGENTFYGREIHRAIHEFVNKVKSGARGLGPEKRIKLLLGPVGSGKSDFDRQVRKYFEDYTLHDEGRLYTFRWTNLCDVIPDQDPSDDEIRSPMNQDPLVLLPLEQRQRVIDDINEELDAPYTIKNEQALDPASEFYMDSLLAYYDDDIKQVLENHIEIFRLVADENKRQSVETFEPKDKKNQDETELTGDVNYSKIAIYGESDPRAFDYSGAFCNANRGIFSGEELLKLQREFLYDFLHATQEQTIKPKNNPRIDIDQVIVGRTNMPEYRDKKGDEKMEAFNDRTKRIDFPYVLEYESEADIYRKMLRNADVPDVHIEPHTLEMAGLFGVLTRIEEPDTEMVDLLQKAKSYNGEIEDTDDIDVKKLREEAEEKADIGEGMEGVSARFIGDEIAEAIMNSTHRSRGFLSPLSVFNHFEENLENHGSIPEENFETYYRYLETVRGEYRERAIEDVRHALAYDIDEIQRQGEKYMDHVMAYIDNATVEDELTGREQEPDESFLRAVEEKLEVPRDRKDDFRQEVSNWVSRRAREGQAFDPQDNDRLRRALERKLWEDKKHNINFSALVSANEMDNDEQNAWVDALMEQGYSREGAKEVLEFAGAEVARAEMEE
- a CDS encoding YeaH/YhbH family protein; its protein translation is MGLRDDLERYSEVGEDRREDLAEFIQYGDLGQSLPDEIHIPIKIVDLPEFQYDRRDKGGVGQGEPDVGDPVGQPQPQPGDDGDEGDPGDESDEHGYYEMDPEEFAEELDDELGLNLQPKGKEVIEEIEGDFTDMTKTGPDSTLDFERMFKEGLKRKLAMDFDPDYIREAMGVEGWGPDEVFRWARENNLTVSKRWVEENYDDLPEDERSKWESIEEMESNVQPTSTAQKIREHGVKNIPFRREDERYRYPEIIEEREKNVVVVNIRDVSGSMREKKRELVERTFTPLDWYLTGKYDTAEFVYIAHDAEAWRVERDDFFGIRSGGGTKISSAYELAGQILEEEYPWADWNRYVFAAGDSENSRNDTEENVIPRMEEIPANLHAYVETQPEGKAINATHAEEVERHFAETDNVAVSYVNGPEDVTSAIYEILSTEAS
- a CDS encoding SpoVR family protein; the encoded protein is MNERIETQREAEQVREPVVEARKLARKLGLDPYPVKYWIVDYDEMNELIAYDGFQERYPHWRWGMKYDRQQKQGQFGGGKAFEIVINDDPAHAFLQQSNSLADQKAVITHVEAHSDFFANNRWYRMFADDLDAAALLSRHADRVRRIMADPEIDREEVEKWIDNVLCLQDNIDQHQAFKNQHRVEDEEHETDELADQLEDMNLSDEVRDEVFDDEWLEAQQEKQAGTLEEPEKDILAYLRDHGHAYDPEEGKAVEMEEWQTEILEMLRTESYYFAAQKTTKVMNEGWAAYWESMMMGEECFAGADEFIEYADHQARVLGSPGLNPYKLGKQLWEYIENTENRREVVRKLLRVKGITWRNFHDVVDFDRVADLIEPDPALETISSETLSDLESLPSETVDAEALERAEEGEIDVDSHPWKVLTYEGLAERHFSLCKLQNQGFLEAIPQADLEQYARYMMDDERYESVEEAMADVAYTAGWDRMYEVRSSHNDVTFLDGFLTKEFVVDNDYFTYEFSRTTGDYRVTSTEYEDVKKKLMLQFTNFGKPTMAVYDGNYDNKSELLLGHHYNGVMLDLDQATRTLERIYDLWGHPVNLKTIVKEIDERDAEIARRRDREPEPEEQGKLIRYDGNEFEMRDLPWSEVEDIAATDVDYNTKPDEWLA
- a CDS encoding 3-hydroxyacyl-CoA dehydrogenase/enoyl-CoA hydratase family protein; translated protein: MELEDINTIAVLGAGNMGHGIAEVAALAGFDVNLRDIKDEFVQNGYESIEWSLDKLAEKEQISEAEADAALDRVTPLVDFEEAVSDADFVIEAVPEKMAIKKDVYGELEEYAPDRAIFATNTSSLSITELSEVTNRPERFCGMHFFNPPVRMQLVEVITGEHTDEDVLDVTEELAEEMGKTPVRVRKDSPGFIVNRVLVPLMNEAAWIVESGDATVEEVDSATKFDIGLPMGSFELADQVGIDVGYHVLEYMHEVLGDAYEPCPLLAEKVEEGDLGKKTGEGFYDYENGGVDIPTDAGSEDIVLRLQAVMANEVANLVGNDVAPASEIDEAVMLGAGFPEGPARMADDAGLDTLLETLESLHEETGAARYEPADYLEERADIGGFADQTEDEGIEFEAIRIEKPGEMVGQIVLDRPHRMNTISGQLLDELSEAIDQLEADDEVRAVLITGEGDKAFSAGADVQSMAAGGADPIGAIELSRKGQETFGKLESCSMPVVAGIDGYCLGGGMELSMCADLRIASERSELGQPEHDLGLLPGWGGTQRLQHIVGEGRAKEIIFTADRFEPETMADYGFVNEVVPTDEFEDRAFELAANLAGGPPIAQKFTKRAMLKGWESTEAGLEIEAQAFGHLMATDDLMEGITAFMGKQEPEFEGK
- a CDS encoding DUF7504 family protein, which encodes MTTAGDSSFGVGSGLLFTAAMGRGDDSDCVRQLSVGDGSDRNVLIVTYNRAPEVVYKHWESRIGDEPTEFGVVAVGGGGARTGTHRLQPGDDNDVSLANPASLGRLETTIHLYLDEWAANDYPTILCFDSISAVLRHVDRTTAFRFLHSLTEFLRQRDIVAHFHLDPDQHDETTVAMLRSLFDVAGECHESGFEKPVPAEILSSLLGAPRRRLVCRYLSEVVDSAPISAIAEQVAAWERSGTPSENEIERVHITLHHVHLPALAAVGVLERDEETVSARTEAETLKQYVRLTADDAATGTTPVFPGQEPVRIDDRAMDESSEAYWTVYGTAPDSVVVTLARALGDVSDSHATELRPVLAEVIDIDALQRLAEHTDISVYATFEYEGYEVVVDSGEIKLYDSR